From a region of the Oscarella lobularis chromosome 7, ooOscLobu1.1, whole genome shotgun sequence genome:
- the LOC136188680 gene encoding uncharacterized protein isoform X2 — MVSVHWDTVLMTSKTTPTLQVVVNPLLERKSPVSKQIFASLKQLEADYVRYVPWLPYPRLAVAELEPPSGPWLCTQLQLEEPDGWNASLSCTLGVIDKVHFASYGTPQGTCGNFTMGKCNAANTTAFVEKMCVGKKSCMFPVNTETFGDPCVGTAKTFAVQVTCNVSQNHTYWDFSVIDPMMEDFMTATANHTVIINFSTIPAWMYKTPSRVLYPDDPDREVRPGYTQGTDLVDPTGTQLGDYYGRLVSWYTKGGFKDEYGTEHQSGHEYTIPYWECLNEVEGEHRNTPESYTARYDEMVTGIRKMADPDHKITFVGLALAGRRTNFVSYFLNKSNHQPGIPLDFISYHFYAGSSNRTDPNAYEGFFTEADGFFTQVAGIEEIRKSLSPETRTTIDEIGVILPGDNSPNAPMFPPIYWNAAGSMYAYIFGKLSLQGIDVLGESQLVGYPALPKLNLEPQFPSVALLDWTTGRGTARYWVLHMLIHNFQMGDKLVETNVSTSTVTGNNPFCGSILNLDTLQLECTTPGAVISKIDFASYGTPSGSCLHYDVGSCNAANSTAIVEKYCVGKSSCTVPATTPIFGDPCFGTVKHLVVQAECSKGGGIEPNGTTGVYAQGFIDAKTQGKKLLLVNKGNANMTVTVPGAKGGSLVYVDETTIGQTDEVSKTIDADEIELLPFASGVVKFST, encoded by the exons ATGGTCAGCGTTCATTGGGATACTGTTCTAATGACGAGCAAAACGACGCCCACTcttcaagtcgtcgtcaatccCCTTCTTGAACGAAAAAGCCCTGTCTCAAAGCAGATATTTGCTAGTCTGAAGCAACTAGAAGCTGACTATGTTCGCTACGTTCCTTG GCTTCCTTATCCGCGTTTGGCCGTCGCCGAGCTGGAGCCTCCTTCCGGTCCGTGGCTGTGCACGCAGCTTCAACTTGAAGAGCCTGATGGATGGAACGCATCATTGTCATGCACGCTTGGTGTTATAGACAAG GTTCATTTCGCCAGCTATGGAACTCCGCAGGGCACGTGCGGCAATTTTACTATGGGAAAGTGCAACGCGGCCAATACGaccgctttcgtcgaaaagatgTGCGTGGGAAAGAAATCATGTATGTTTCCTGTCAATACGGAAACGTTTGGAGATCCGTGCGTCGGAACGGCTAAAACTTTTGCTGTTCAG GTAACTTGCAATGTTTCTCAAAATCACACCTATTGGGATTTCTCAGTTATTGATCCAATGATGGAAGACTTTATGACAGCCACTGCAAATCACACGGTCATCATCAATTTTTCCACCATACCCGCTTGGATGTATAAAACTCCGAGTCGGGTTCTGTATCCCGATGATCCAG ATCGCGAAGTGAGACCTGGCTATACACAGGGAACGGATCTCGTGGATCCAACTGGAACACAGCTTGGAGACTACTATGGAAGACTG GTTTCCTGGTACACCAAAGGCGGTTTCAAGGACGAGTACGGCACAGAACACCAATCAGGTCATGAGTACACCATTCCTTATTGGGAGTGTCTCAATGAAGTGGAAGGAGAGCATCGCAATACCCCCGAGTCGTATACGGCGCGTTACGACGAAATGGTGACCGGCATACGAAAGATGGCCGATCCCGATCACAAGATCACATTTGTCGGCCTTGCCCTGGCCGGTCGAAGAACAAACTTTGTATCCTACTTTCTCAACAAGTCAAATCATCAGCCAGGAATTCCGCTCGACTTCATCAGCTATCATTTCTATGCCGGCTCTTCGAATCGTACTGATCCGAACGCGTACGAGGGTTTCTTCACTGAAGCTGACGGATTTTTCACCCAAGTAGCCGGtatagaagaaattcgcAAGTCTCTTTCACCTGAAACTCGTACGACAATTGACGAAATTGGCGTCATTCTACCGGGTGACAATAGTCCCAATGCGCCCATGTTTCCGCCTATATACTGGAACGCGGCCGGCTCGATGTACGCATACATTTTCGGGAAATTGTCGCTTCAGGGTATCGACGTTCTCGGCGAGAGCCAACTGGTTGGCTATCCAGCTTTACCCAAGCTCAATCTCGAGCCTCAGTTTCCGAGTGTCGCCTTGCTCGATTGGACGACCGGGCGCGGCACGGCTCGCTACTGGGTACTACATATGCTAATTCACAATTTCCAAATGGGCGATAAACTTGTTGAAACGAACGTGTCCACGTCCACTGTGACCGGCAACAATCCGTTTTGCGGATCAATACTCAACTTGGACACTCTGCAGTTGGAATGCACCACTCCCGGTGCTGTCATTtcgaaaatcgattttgctTCGTATGGAACTCCAAGTGGTTCGTGCTTGCATTACGACGTGGGCTCGTGCAATGCCGCTAATTCTACGGCAATCGTCGAGAAGTACTGCGTAGGGAAGAGCTCGTGCACTGTTCCAGCTACTACGCCTATATTCGGTGATCCCTGTTTTGGTACAGTGAAGCATTTAGTAGTTCAAGCAGAATGTTCGAAAGGCGGTGGTATTGAACCAAACGGTACAACTGGTGTTTATGCTCAGGGATTTATTGATGCTAAAACTCAGGGGAAGAAGTTGCTATTGGTGAATAAGGGAAACGCAAATATGACAGTCACTGTACCCGGGGCCAAAGGCGGGTCTCTTGTTTATGTCGACGAGACAACAATTGGGCAAACAGATGAGGTCAGTAAGACTATTGACGCTGACGAAATTGAGCTGCTGCCGTTTGCAAGTGGAGTCGTTAAATTCAGTACGTGA
- the LOC136188680 gene encoding uncharacterized protein isoform X1, whose amino-acid sequence MSSFGFVLQVLVVLLTCVASLASNAAMVSVHWDTVLMTSKTTPTLQVVVNPLLERKSPVSKQIFASLKQLEADYVRYVPWLPYPRLAVAELEPPSGPWLCTQLQLEEPDGWNASLSCTLGVIDKVHFASYGTPQGTCGNFTMGKCNAANTTAFVEKMCVGKKSCMFPVNTETFGDPCVGTAKTFAVQVTCNVSQNHTYWDFSVIDPMMEDFMTATANHTVIINFSTIPAWMYKTPSRVLYPDDPDREVRPGYTQGTDLVDPTGTQLGDYYGRLVSWYTKGGFKDEYGTEHQSGHEYTIPYWECLNEVEGEHRNTPESYTARYDEMVTGIRKMADPDHKITFVGLALAGRRTNFVSYFLNKSNHQPGIPLDFISYHFYAGSSNRTDPNAYEGFFTEADGFFTQVAGIEEIRKSLSPETRTTIDEIGVILPGDNSPNAPMFPPIYWNAAGSMYAYIFGKLSLQGIDVLGESQLVGYPALPKLNLEPQFPSVALLDWTTGRGTARYWVLHMLIHNFQMGDKLVETNVSTSTVTGNNPFCGSILNLDTLQLECTTPGAVISKIDFASYGTPSGSCLHYDVGSCNAANSTAIVEKYCVGKSSCTVPATTPIFGDPCFGTVKHLVVQAECSKGGGIEPNGTTGVYAQGFIDAKTQGKKLLLVNKGNANMTVTVPGAKGGSLVYVDETTIGQTDEVSKTIDADEIELLPFASGVVKFST is encoded by the exons ATGAGTAGCTTTGGATTCGTTCTGCAAGTCTTGGTAGTTTTACTCACTTGTGTCGCAAGTTTGGCGTCAAATGCTGCAATGGTCAGCGTTCATTGGGATACTGTTCTAATGACGAGCAAAACGACGCCCACTcttcaagtcgtcgtcaatccCCTTCTTGAACGAAAAAGCCCTGTCTCAAAGCAGATATTTGCTAGTCTGAAGCAACTAGAAGCTGACTATGTTCGCTACGTTCCTTG GCTTCCTTATCCGCGTTTGGCCGTCGCCGAGCTGGAGCCTCCTTCCGGTCCGTGGCTGTGCACGCAGCTTCAACTTGAAGAGCCTGATGGATGGAACGCATCATTGTCATGCACGCTTGGTGTTATAGACAAG GTTCATTTCGCCAGCTATGGAACTCCGCAGGGCACGTGCGGCAATTTTACTATGGGAAAGTGCAACGCGGCCAATACGaccgctttcgtcgaaaagatgTGCGTGGGAAAGAAATCATGTATGTTTCCTGTCAATACGGAAACGTTTGGAGATCCGTGCGTCGGAACGGCTAAAACTTTTGCTGTTCAG GTAACTTGCAATGTTTCTCAAAATCACACCTATTGGGATTTCTCAGTTATTGATCCAATGATGGAAGACTTTATGACAGCCACTGCAAATCACACGGTCATCATCAATTTTTCCACCATACCCGCTTGGATGTATAAAACTCCGAGTCGGGTTCTGTATCCCGATGATCCAG ATCGCGAAGTGAGACCTGGCTATACACAGGGAACGGATCTCGTGGATCCAACTGGAACACAGCTTGGAGACTACTATGGAAGACTG GTTTCCTGGTACACCAAAGGCGGTTTCAAGGACGAGTACGGCACAGAACACCAATCAGGTCATGAGTACACCATTCCTTATTGGGAGTGTCTCAATGAAGTGGAAGGAGAGCATCGCAATACCCCCGAGTCGTATACGGCGCGTTACGACGAAATGGTGACCGGCATACGAAAGATGGCCGATCCCGATCACAAGATCACATTTGTCGGCCTTGCCCTGGCCGGTCGAAGAACAAACTTTGTATCCTACTTTCTCAACAAGTCAAATCATCAGCCAGGAATTCCGCTCGACTTCATCAGCTATCATTTCTATGCCGGCTCTTCGAATCGTACTGATCCGAACGCGTACGAGGGTTTCTTCACTGAAGCTGACGGATTTTTCACCCAAGTAGCCGGtatagaagaaattcgcAAGTCTCTTTCACCTGAAACTCGTACGACAATTGACGAAATTGGCGTCATTCTACCGGGTGACAATAGTCCCAATGCGCCCATGTTTCCGCCTATATACTGGAACGCGGCCGGCTCGATGTACGCATACATTTTCGGGAAATTGTCGCTTCAGGGTATCGACGTTCTCGGCGAGAGCCAACTGGTTGGCTATCCAGCTTTACCCAAGCTCAATCTCGAGCCTCAGTTTCCGAGTGTCGCCTTGCTCGATTGGACGACCGGGCGCGGCACGGCTCGCTACTGGGTACTACATATGCTAATTCACAATTTCCAAATGGGCGATAAACTTGTTGAAACGAACGTGTCCACGTCCACTGTGACCGGCAACAATCCGTTTTGCGGATCAATACTCAACTTGGACACTCTGCAGTTGGAATGCACCACTCCCGGTGCTGTCATTtcgaaaatcgattttgctTCGTATGGAACTCCAAGTGGTTCGTGCTTGCATTACGACGTGGGCTCGTGCAATGCCGCTAATTCTACGGCAATCGTCGAGAAGTACTGCGTAGGGAAGAGCTCGTGCACTGTTCCAGCTACTACGCCTATATTCGGTGATCCCTGTTTTGGTACAGTGAAGCATTTAGTAGTTCAAGCAGAATGTTCGAAAGGCGGTGGTATTGAACCAAACGGTACAACTGGTGTTTATGCTCAGGGATTTATTGATGCTAAAACTCAGGGGAAGAAGTTGCTATTGGTGAATAAGGGAAACGCAAATATGACAGTCACTGTACCCGGGGCCAAAGGCGGGTCTCTTGTTTATGTCGACGAGACAACAATTGGGCAAACAGATGAGGTCAGTAAGACTATTGACGCTGACGAAATTGAGCTGCTGCCGTTTGCAAGTGGAGTCGTTAAATTCAGTACGTGA
- the LOC136188686 gene encoding glutathione hydrolase 1 proenzyme-like has protein sequence MSKNKKIGIVVVVVIGILAIAAVFIGLWLGGVFSKSSSQTQKYDQAAVASASETCSDIGKNILKDKMGNAVDAAVAVAFCLGVVEFQSSGLGGGGFALFYNAQAQGKIYSVDFRSTAPQRTDKFMLNSVKEHDEPGKFVATPGELSGLHTLWTNYGSKRVDWADLLQPSIDLAENGFKVSTDLAKAVEELHVSSMNMMNDEEDSYLDDPKFSSLLALVKPDGKWIKEGQKLVRPILAETLKNITKSSETAISTLYNKPELAQEVEMVKGIIESSDFESYRTTSGTRQIPLENGGTLYGPDLPSSAVIQFFIKNVLQKYSMTSADAETLLFYHRLVESFKFAFGRRNALADPASEFGYQQSLSVIADSLSDASYAGDIQAMIGDESVQNRKENYYNEKRLSDWTEYVFSDKDESEKGGTTHLSVIDADGNAVSLTTSVGFKFGCKIVSPSTGIVYNNDMIGFSYSNPDENFALPTNERNWPEAGKRPMSSMSPVIAVDSNDEVSLVIGGAGGPRIITSVALAISQHLLLGQRLDSAVNSPRIHHQLSPYAIYTEKTFDSSITNQLGEYEKKVYGKTFVRHDLLSNNPFKASAVHAIARDKSTGKLTAVCDTRLSGKPSGY, from the coding sequence ATGTCAAAGAATAAGAAAATTGGtattgttgttgttgttgtaaTAGGGATTTTAGCGATTGCAGCAGTTTTCATTGGACTCTGGCTTGGAGGAGTCTTTAGTAAATCAAGCAGCCAGACACAAAAGTATGACCAGGCGGCTGTTGCGTCTGCTTCGGAAACTTGCTCTGACATCGGAAAAAATATATTGAAGGATAAAATGGGAAATGCAGTAGATGCAGCTGTAGCCGTAGCATTTTGCCTTGGAGTGGTTGAGTTTCAGTCTTCTGGTCTTGGTGGAGGGGGATTTGCTTTGTTTTACAATGCACAAGCACAAGGCAAGATTTATTCAGTTGACTTTCGGTCCACTGCTCCCCAGCGCACTGATAAGTTCATGCTAAACAGCGTAAAGGAACATGACGAACCAGGAAAGTTTGTTGCGACTCCTGGAGAACTGTCCGGTCTCCACACACTTTGGACCAACTATGGGTCAAAAAGAGTCGACTGGGCTGATTTGCTGCAGCCGTCAATTGACCTAGCTGAAAATGGATTCAAAGTGAGTACTGATTTAGCCAAGGCTGTTGAAGAGCTGCACGTGTCATCGATGAATatgatgaatgatgaagaagacaGCTATTTAGATGACCCGAAATTTTCCTCTCTTCTAGCACTTGTGAAACCCGATGGAAAATGGATCAAGGAAGGCCAGAAGCTAGTGCGCCCTATACTGGCAGAAACTCTGAAAAATATAACTAAGTCTTCTGAAACAGCTATTTCTACTCTTTACAATAAGCCAGAATTAGCTCAAGAAGTGGAAATGGTAAAGGGCATTATAGAGTCATCTGACTTTGAGTCGTATCGTACAACGTCGGGAACCAGGCAAATACCTCTTGAAAACGGAGGAACTCTCTATGGACCTGACCtgccgtcaagtgccgtTATACAATTTTTCATCAAAAATGTTCTTCAAAAAtattcaatgacgtcagcagaCGCCGAAACACTCCTCTTTTATCACAGATTGGTTGAAAGTTTCAAGTTTGCTTTTGGCAGACGAAATGCCTTGGCAGATCCTGCCTCCGAGTTTGGCTACCAACAATCTCTCTCCGTAATAGCCGACTCGTTATCAGATGCTTCTTACGCAGGTGACATTCAAGCAATGATCGGAGACGAAAGTGtgcaaaacagaaaagagaattACTACAACGAGAAACGTTTAAGCGATTGGACAGAATATGTGTTTTCTGACAAAGATGAGTCAGAAAAAGGTGGGACAACGCATTTATCGGTCATTGACGCAGACGGAAATGCCGTTTCTTTGACAACGTCAGTAGGATTCAAATTCGGATGCAAAATtgtttcgccgtcgacagGAATTGTTTATAATAACGACATGATTGGTTTTAGCTACTCCAATCCCGACGAAAATTTTGCTTTGCCCACAAACGAACGAAACTGGCCTGAGGCCGGAAAACGACCTATGTCTTCAATGAGCCCTGTTATTGCTGTCGATAGCAATGACGAAGTTAGTCTCGTTATTGGTGGCGCAGGAGGGCCAAGAATAATAACTTCAGTGGCATTGGCAATTAGTCAACATCTACTTTTAGGCCAACGCCTTGACTCTGCTGTCAACAGTCCACGTATTCACCATCAATTGTCACCGTACGCTATATACACTGAAAAAACGTTTGATTCAAGTATAACAAATCAGTTGGGTGAGTACGAGAAAAAGGTTTATGGAAAAACCTTTGTGAGACATGATCTTCTCAGTAACAATCCGTTCAAAGCATCCGCCGTGCATGCTATTGCTAGGGATAAGTCCACTGGCAAGCTAACTGCTGTTTGTGATACCAGACTCTCCGGAAAGCCCTCAGGATATTAA
- the LOC136188684 gene encoding uncharacterized protein — translation MTSKTTPTLQVVVNPLLERKSPVSRQMFASLKQLEADYIRYVPWHPYPRLAVAELEPPSGSWLCTQLQLEEPSGWNASLSCTLGVVNKVLFASYGTPRGTCGNFTMGKCNAANTTAFVEKMCVGKKSCTFSVNEEALGDPCVGTAKTFAVQVTCSVPQNHTYWDFSLLDPMMEDFMEATRNHSVVINFSTIPAWIYKTPSRVPYPDNPDRESVYTQGVNLVDPSGTQLGDYYGRLVSWYTKGGFKDEYGIEHKSGHEYIIPYWECLNEVEHEHQNTPESYTARYDEMVNGIRRVADPNHKITFVGLALAYHSTEKLAFASYFLNKSNHQPGIPLDFISYHFYARSTNRTDPSAYESFFAQADTFFTEVAGMEEIRKALSPETRTTIDEIGVILPDDNDARAPMFPPIYWNAAGAMYAYIYGKLSLQGIDVLGESQLVGNPALPHLGLEPQFPSVALLNWTTGYGTARYWVLHMLIHHFQPGDEIVQTDVSFGGAGRNPFCGSIINLEALALECTTPGAVISKIDFASYGTPSGECLHYDVGSCNAANSTAIVEKYCVGKSSCTVPATTPVFGDPCRFTVKHLVVQAECSKGGGMQRNDTGGLYAQGFVDGKTRSRKLLLVNKGNAKVTVGVSGAKGGSFVFVDETTTGQTDEVVESIDSDNIELLPFATGVVYYSSDAR, via the exons ATGACGAGCAAAACAACGCCCACACtgcaagtcgtcgtcaatccTCTTCTCGAACGAAAAAGCCCGGTTTCGCGCCAAATGTTCGCTAGTCTGAAGCAACTAGAGGCCGACTACATTCGCTACGTACCTTG GCATCCTTACCCCCGATTGGCTGTCGCCGAGTTGGAGCCTCCATCCGGCTCGTGGCTGTGCACACAGCTTCAACTCGAAGAGCCTAGCGGATGGAATGCGTCGCTGTCATGCACGCTTGGCGTTGTAAACAAG GTTCTTTTTGCCAGCTATGGAACTCCTCGAGGCACTTGCGGCAACTTTACTATGGGAAAGTGCAATGCCGCCAATACGACAgctttcgtcgaaaagatgTGCGTGGGAAAGAAATCGTGTACGTTTTCAGTAAATGAAGAAGCGTTGGGAGATCCGTGCGTTGGAACAGCCAAAACGTTTGCCGTTCAG gTGACGTGCAGCGTTCCTCAGAATCATACCTATTgggatttttctcttctcgatcCCATGATGGAAGACTTCATGGAAGCTACACGCAATCACTCCGTCGTCATCAATTTCTCTACTATACCTGCTTGGATTTATAAAACTCCTAGCAGAGTTCCTTATCCCGACAATCCAG ATCGTGAATCCGTTTACACGCAAGGAGTGAATCTCGTCGATCCTTCGGGAACTCAGCTCGGTGACTACTACGGAAGATTG GTATCATGGTACACGAAGGGCGGATTCAAAGACGAGTACGGCATCGAACACAAATCGGGGCACGAGTATATTATACCCTATTGGGAGTGTCTCAACGAAGTGGAGCACGAGCATCAGAACACGCCGGAGTCGTATACGGCACGTTACGACGAAATGGTGAACGGCATACGCAGGGTGGCCGATCCCAATCACAAGATCACCTTCGTCGGTCTCGCTCTCGCTTATCATAGCACAGAGAAATTGGCCTTCGCATCCTACTTTCTCAACAAATCAAATCATCAGCCTGGCATTCCACTCGATTTTATCAGCTATCATTTTTATGCTCGCTCAACGAATCGCACCGATCCGAGTGCCTATGAAAGCTTCTTTGCACAGGCGGACACATTTTTTACTGAGGTCGCCGGTATGGAGGAAATTCGCAAGGCTCTTTCGCCCGAGACGCGTACGACAATTGACGAAATTGGCGTCATATTGCCGGACGATAACGATGCTCGTGCGCCCATGTTTCCGCCGATATACTGGAATGCTGCAGGTGCAATGTACGCTTACATATATGGAAAATTGTCGCTTCAGGGAATCGACGTTCTCGGCGAAAGCCAACTGGTCGGCAATCCGGCTCTGCCACACCTCGGTCTCGAGCCTCAGTTTCCAAGCGTCGCCTTGCTCAATTGGACAACTGGGTACGGTACAGCTCGCTACTGGGTGCTACACATGCTCATACACCATTTCCAACCGGGCGATGAAATTGTACAAACAGACGTGTCTTTCGGCGGAGCTGGTAGAAATCCGTTCTGCGGGTCAATTATCAATTTGGAAGCTCTCGCGCTGGAGTGTACTACTCCCGGCGCTGTCATCTCcaaaattgattttgcctCGTATGGAACGCCGTCCGGCGAGTGTTTGCACTATGACGTCGGCTCGTGCAATGCTGCTAATTCTACAGCAATTGTGGAGAAATACTGCGTTGGGAAGAGTTCGTGCACTGTTCCGGCCACTACACCTGTATTTGGCGATCCATGTCGTTTTACGGTGAAGCACTTGGTCGTTCAAGCGGAGTGTTCCAAAGGTGGTGGCATGCAACGAAATGATACAGGCGGTCTTTATGCGCAGGGATTCGTTGATGGGAAGACTCGAAGCAGAAAGTTACTACTAGTAAACAAAGGAAATGCAAAGGTAACGGTTGGCGTTTCGGGGGCAAAAGGCGGGTCTTTCGTATTTGTTGACGAGACGACTACGGGACAGACGGATGAAGTAGTTGAAAGCATAGACAGTGACAATATTGAACTACTTCCTTTTGCTACCGGAGTTGTTTACTATTCTTCAGATGCTCGTTAG
- the LOC136188660 gene encoding actin-related protein 5-like — MSESERCYRFEDCCPSPDPFFDDYDEYEGSEVPVVIDNGGYQCKAGWAGESQPKLIFRNVTAKSKAKREFDASTVGSDIGNLETVRWALRSQFDRNVVTHFETQELVFDHVFSHLGISTENFVDHPVVLTEPVCNPNYCRGMMSELLFECYGVPSVAYGIDALFGLHFNQKPPNSVDSLVVSCGYQTTHILPVLKGRLDASQCKRINVGGSHIAWFLQRLLQLKYPAHQQVVTLSRAEELIHRYAYMALDFAEELDKWQNPNQMIDRIIKMQLPYTPIPVLDPEAAALKEEREKEKKARQGQRLQEMAARKRQEKLEENERQLEGWLSLLALRNSDPDQFERLLSHFGFDSADDLEASIQQVQQKIVKARAAMDASVKDEVDASSAAKKPKEETNVSEEWLQDLKDRRRALIDSRYQRQMKRRQLSDKRSMASKERMRIIAELARNDTVTGNSRGKPAKEDTFGQNDDDWHVYREINKESIDSDNEKDEAELKQLEQLLRQHDPEFQPSTVQHVGIDAASFYQLHLGIERFRSPELLYQPSLIGVDQAGIAETIQFVLKHYDPEDQQRLVDNVFVTGGSATLPNFLDRLKLELQAARPFKSKFSVSCSKDPVFDAWSGASSWAQDVESKSGFVSRQEYFECGSDYLKEHYASNAFVPSNTT; from the exons ATGTCGGAATCCGAGCGTTGTTACAGATTTGAAGACTGCTGTCCTTCTCCTGATCCTTTTTTtgacgactacgacgaaTACGAGGGATCGGAAGTTCCAGTCGTAATAGACAACG GAGGATACCAGTGCAAAGCCGGCTGGGCAGGCGAATCACAACCAAAACTGATATTTCGAAACGTGACGGCCaaatcgaaagcgaaaagg GAATTTGATGCGTCTACCGTTGGAAGCGATATAGGCAACTTGGAAACCGTTCGTTGGGCGTTGCGATCTCAGTTCGACCGAAACGTCGTCACTCATTTCGAAACGCAG GAACTTGTTTTTGATCACGTGTTCAGTCACTTGGGAATTTCTACGGAGAATTTCGTTGATCATCCTGTCGTTTTGACGGAACCGGTTTGCAATCCGAACTACTGTAGAGGAA TGATGTCTGAACTTCTGTTTGAATGCTATGGAGTGCCGAGTGTGGCTTATGGAATTGATGCTCTGTTTGGCCTGCATTTTAATCAAAAGCCACCAA atTCAGTTGATTCACTAGTCGTTTCATGTGGATATCAGACGACGCATATCTTGCCTGTTTTGAAAGGCAGACTTGACGCCAGTCAATGCAAACG TATCAATGTTGGCGGCAGTCACATTGCCTGGTTTCTccagcgtcttcttcagctCAAATATCCAGCGCACCAGCAAGTGGTCACGCTGAGCCGAGCGGAAGAGCTCATCCATCGGTACGCGTACATGGCTCTCGATTTCGCAGAGGAACTCGACAAATGGCAAAATCCCAATCAAATGATTGACAGAATTATAAAGATGCAATTGCCGTACACGCCG ATTCCTGTTTTGGATCCTGAAGCGGCTGCTCTAAAggaggaaagagagaaagaaaagaaggcaagGCAGGGACAGCGTCTTCAGGAAATGGCAGCGAGAAAGCGCCAGGAAAAG CTTGAAGAGAACGAGCGACAGTTGGAAGGTTGGCTGTCATTGCTGGCGTTGCGAAATAGTGATCCTGATCAATTTGAG AGATTATTATCACACTTCGGGTTTGACTCAGCTGAT GACTTGGAAGCTTCTATTCAGCAGGTTCAACAAAAGATTGTTAAAGCCAGGGCTGCAATGGACGCATCTGTCAAAGACGAA GTCGACGCGTCATCAGCTGCCAAGAAGCCAAAGGAGGAG ACGAACGTTAGCGAAGAATGGCTCCAGGACTTGAAGGACAGGCGAAGG GCTCTCATAGATTCGCGCTATCAACGTCAAATGAAGCGACGTCAGCTATCCGACAAGCGTAGCATGGCatcgaaagaaagaatgcGTATTATAGCGGAACTGGCACGCAACGACACAG TGACAGGCAACAGTCGCGGCAAACCAGCCAAAGAGGACACCTTCGgtcagaacgacgacgactggcACGTTTATAGAGAAATC AATAAGGAGTCCATTGATTCTgacaacgaaaaagacgaggcGGAATTGAAGCAGCTCGAGCAACTGCTGCGACAACACGATCCCGAGTTCCAACCGAGCACCGTTCAACACGTCGGCATCGACGCCGCTTCCTTCTATCAACTCCATTTGGGAATCGAACGATTtcg ATCGCCCGAGCTTCTCTATCAGCCGTCTCTCATCGGCGTCGATCAGGCGGGAATTGCCGAGACGATTCAGTTCGTTTTGAAGCACTACGATCCCGAAGATCAacagcgtctcgtcgac AATGTATTCGTGACGGGCGGAAGTGCGACTTTACCGAATTTTCTCGATCGCTTGAAACTGGAGCTCCAAGCCGCGAGGCCGTTCAAGTCAAAATTTTCCGTATCCTGCAGCA AGGATCCCGTGTTTGATGCGTGGTCTGGAGCAAGCAGCTGGGCGCAGGATGTCGAGAGTAAAAGCGGATTCGTATCGAGGCAAGAGTACTTTGAGTGTGGCTCAGACTATTTGAAAGAACACTACGCGTCAAACGCGTTCGTCCCTTCGAACACAACCTAG